A stretch of Oncorhynchus mykiss isolate Arlee chromosome 26, USDA_OmykA_1.1, whole genome shotgun sequence DNA encodes these proteins:
- the LOC110506916 gene encoding U2 small nuclear ribonucleoprotein A' produces the protein MVKLSAELIEQAAQYTNPVRDRELDLRGYKIPVLENLGATLDQFDTIDFSDNEIRKLDGFPLLKRLKTLLMNNNRICRVGENLEQALPSMRELILTSNNIQELGDLDPLASVKTLTLLSLLRNPVTNKKHYRLYVINKIPQIHVLDFQKVKLKERQEAEKMFKGKRGAQLAKDIAKRTKTFTPGAAVQQPEKKKMGPSPADVEAIKNAIANASSLAEVERLKGMLQAGQIPGREVRQVPLEMVEVEEEEEENGVVHMQREIQTEEGNGVEEMEEDVVEEVQGKVEEVDVKEVEEVEKEKVEEKEEGEEGEKQESEEDESEDDDMDEDSPVNGS, from the exons ATGGTAAAATTATCGGCAGAGCTAATTGAGCAGGCTGCTCAATACACAAACCCCGTGCGCGACAGAGAGCTGGATCTGCGAG GTTACAAAATTCCTGTACTTGAAAACCTTGGGGCTACACTTGACCAGTTTGATACCATCGATTTCTCTGACAATGAAATCAGAAAACTGGACGGCTTCCCTTTGCTCAAGAGGCTCAAAACGTTGCTCATGAACAACAACAGAATATG TCGTGTTGGTGAAAACCTTGAACAGGCATTGCCGAGTATGAGGGAGCTGATCCTCACAAGCAACAACATCCAGGAATTG GGTGATTTGGATCCGCTAGCCTCAGTGAAGACATTGACCCTTCTCAG TCTCCTAAGGAATCCAGTGACCAACAAGAAACACTACAGGCTCTACGTCATCAACAAAATTCCCCAGATTCACGTGCTTGACTTCCAGAAAGTCAAGTTAAAG GAGCGTCAGGAGGCGGAGAAAATGTTCAAGGGCAAACGAGGTGCTCAGCTTGCAAAGGATATTGCCAAGCGGACCAAAAC GTTCACCCCCGGAGCTGCCGTGCAGCAGCCTGAGAAGAAGAAGATGGGACCGTCTCCCGCTGACGTGGAAGCGATCAAG AATGCAATAGCTAACGCCTCGTCTCTGGCCGAGGTGGAGAGGTTGAAGGGGATGCTGCAGGCTGGTCAGATCCCCGGACGGGAGGTCAGACAAG TCCCCCTGGAAATGGTGGaggtggaagaggaagaggaggagaacggGGTTGTACATATGCAacgagagatacagacagaggaaGGAAATGGAGtggaggagatggaagaggatGTGGTGGAGGAGGTACAGGGAAAGGTGGAGGAGGTAGATgtcaaggaggtggaggaggtagaaAAGGAAAAagtggaggagaaagaagagggggaggagggtgaaAAACAAGAGTCTGAGGAAGATGAGTCTGAGGACGATGATATGGATGAAGACTCACCGGTTAACGGATCATGA
- the LOC110519300 gene encoding selenoprotein S-like, with protein sequence MDDDVTIEDEGGPEIQKTPLGNQDLSFLQQTVGPLVAEYGWYLLFMCVGVYLVVQHLSKRRASQGQSSSASGAVQDPNAVVRRQEALEASRRRMQEELDAKAALFRLKQQQLEEEKRQQKIEMYDSMKEGRSYRGKAKAAQNTEEASTSTTVLKAKTDKKPLRSSGFNPLSGEGGGSCAWRPGRRGPSAGGG encoded by the exons ATGGATGACGATGTTACCATTGAGGACGAAGGTGGACCAGAAATACAGAAGACACCCCTTGGAAACCAGGATTTAAGTTTCCTGCAACAAACTG TCGGACCATTGGTGGCAGAATATGGATGGTATCTGTTGTTCATGTGTGTGGGGGTCTACCTGGTGGTCCAGCACCTGAGCAAGAGGAGAGCCAGCCAGGGACAGAGCAGCTCGGCGTCTGGAGCAGTGCAAG ATCCCAATGCAGTAGTGAGGAGACAAGAGGCACTGGAGGCGTCCAGGAGAAGAATGCAGGAGGAGCTGGATGCCAAGGCGGCCCTCTTCAGGCTGAAACAACAACAG ctggaggaggagaagagacaacaGAAAATTGAGATGTATGACAGCATGAAAGAGGGGAGGAGTTACAGAGGAAAAGCAAAGGCAGCCCAG AACACTGAAGAGGCCAGCACATCGACTACAGTGTTGAAAGCAAAGACTGACAAGAAGCCCCTACGGAGCAGTG GCTTTAATCCCCTGAGCGGAGAGGGAGGTGGATCCTGTGCGTGGAGACCAGGAAGGAGAGGGCCGTCAGCTGGCGGCGGATGA